TGACACACCTTTCTGTCAGCCTACCTGACACACCTGTCCCTCAGCCTACCTGACACACCTGTCTGTCAGAATACCTGACAACCCTGTCTGTCATCCTACCTGACACACCTGTCTCTCAGCCTACCTGACACACCTCTCCCCCAGCCTACCTGACacacctgtctgtcagcctACCTGACACACCTCTCCCCCAGCCTACCTGACACACCTGTCCCTCAGCCTATCTGACACACCTGTCTGTCAGCCGACCTGACACACCTGTCCCTCAGCCTACCTGACACACCTCTCTGTCAATCCACCTGACAGACCTGTCTGTCAGCCTACCTGACACACCTGTCTGTCAATCCACTTGACACACCTGTCAGTCAGTCTACCTGACacacctgtctgtcagcctACCTGAAACACCTGTCCCTCAGCCTACCTGACacacctgtctgtcagcctACCTGACACACCTGTCACTCAGCCTACCTGACACACTTGTCTGTCAGCCTACCTGACACACCTGTCCCCCAGCCTACCTAACCGCCCAGTGCCAGGTGTCAGGTGTGCACATGACTCACCAGCCTTGATGCGTATGTTGGGGCTTCGTATCTTCCCGGCCTGGTTCTCGGCGGTGCAGAAGTAGTCGTTGTCGTGGATGTAGCTGTTGTAGGCGGAGGGCGAGAAGGGGTACAGCTGCAGGGTGCCGTTGGCGTGGACGTGGCGGATGTGGGGCACGTCGTAAATGTCATCGCCGGTGGCCAGGTACCAGCGCAGAGCGGCGCTGGGGGTGCCGGCTGCGGGGCAGGGCAGGGACACCCCCACAGAGCTGGAGTAGGTCACCCTCTGCAGGGAGGCGTTCACAAAGTACAGCCTGCTGGTGCCCACATCCTCACTGTGTACTGGGGAGAGAGGACGCAGCGCTAGGTTAGCGGCTAGCACTCAACAATCAGGCATTTAGCACTCCTTCTCGCCGTCTCAGAGCGCCTGGCGGTGATCTGTCAAAGGGAGTGGTCTGTGGGGATGGAACCCACACCGTGCTGGCTGGGAGTCCAACACCGTAGCCGCTAGACTATGGTACACCGTATGAATGAATGGGAATGTTTTGATCAGGGAATGTTATGAACAGAGAATATTATGAACGGGGAATGTTATGAAACAGATAAAAGATATGAACAGGAAACTTTATGACCAGGGAATCTTATGATACAGGGAACGTTATGATCAGGGAATGTATGTTCAGGGAATGTTATTATTGGGGAACGTTATGGTCATGGAATGTTATGATCTGGGAATGTTATTATCAGGGAATCTTATGACCAGGGAATCTTATGATCAGGGAATGTTGGGTTTAGGGAATGTCAGGAAAAGGGAATTGTATGCACAGTGAATGTTATGATGCGGAACGGGGGATGTCCTTTGGGTATGTAACAACATATTCATAAGCAATGTGTGTCAAGCGGCCAGCTGCAGACGAGGTCATGTGATGCTGAAAGCTGGGATTTGGGCTAAAGCTGTGATGGAAggtggagcgggggaggggcctgCTACCTCTGGTAATGTGCAGCGCGTGTGCACATTAGCGCGTGCATAAGCgagcaggcacgcacacacacacacacacacacacacacacacacacacacacacacacacacacacacatgcagagagagtgagagttggGGGGAGGGTTGATAGGTTATATGATTGAAATGCCAGACGCAGagatttaagactttttaatcTCCTTACAtatttaccacacacacacacaccagcatacatgcataaaacacacacaaacaggcacacacaggcacacacacacacacacacacacacacacacacacacacacacacacacacacacacacacacacacacacacacacacatacacacacacaaatacacgtacacacacaaataatagcACAGGAatagacacacagacgtacatACTCATCAAAGGTTTATTTGTACAACCCTTAATCACAATTACAGTCTgataatacacacacgcacatgcagaaacacatacacacacacacacacacacacacacacacacacacacacacacacacacacacacacacacacacacacacacacacacacacacacacacacacacacacacacacacacacacacacacgtcccggGACATCTTGGCACAGTGATTTGAAGTCAAGACTAGACcaaggtagagagggagatgcAGAACAAGAACAACGTGTTTAGGCTAGAGTCCAGCGAAACATCTCCAAAGCACAACATGaccacatcacatcacatgagGTTTCACTGGGACCTGGCTGTTGCTAAGACTAGATACTCCTGCTGCCTCCCACCATGTTGTCAGAACAGTCACCTAGTCTCCACTCTGCACACAACAGGGCAGTACCACTCTAGATGAGCTGGACTACTGTCACTGAGACGTTGAAGCATTATAATAAGTCAGGCTAGGATGCTATGTTACAAAGAGCTCTAGAAACACATTCACGTCTGTTGCTTTTATGCTAGACAGCTACTACTTCTAGTTACTGGTTTGATTGGTTTAGTTTGGGTTGGggtggtttggtttggtttattTTAGTTTGGGTTGGTTTGGTTTAGTTTGGGTTGTTTTGGTTGAGTTGGGTCGGTTTGGTTTAATTTCGGTTAGGTTGGTTTAGTTTGGGTTGGCTGGTTAAGTTTGGGTTGGtttagttagggttagtttggTATGGTTTGGGTTGGTTAAGTTTGGTTCAGTTTAGTTTGGTGTGGTTTAGTTTTGTATGGTTTAGTTTGGTGTGGTTTAGTTTTGTATGGTTTAGTTTTCTATGGTTTAGTTTGGTATGGTTTgggttggtttggtttggttggtttagaCCCTCCCACTGACACATGCAGCAAACGACACCACGTGGAGcacggctccccccccccagcaccagccAGCACGCTAGCACGATAGCACGCTAGCACGATAGCACGCTACCGCTAAGCTCACGACCCCGGATCGAAGACTGCCATCTCCCGCAGCACCGGTCAATAAACCAGCCGTTATAAATagttctgctgtgtgtgtgtgtgtgtgtgtgctacagaTGGTATAGGAATACGTCTGGTTCTGTGGTGGGCTGCACTAAACCAggtcaccccctcccccccccctgcagattACTGATAATGGCCCCATATTAAAGATTGCAATATCTATAATCTCCcattggggggaggaggagggggtagggggggagggacagagtgcTGGGACAAGAGAGGGGGGAGCTTATGGGGTGAGGGGAGAACCTCTCTTACAGTAGATTATCTGGCCTGGGGGTCCGTTAGAACAGGGGGGCCCAGTGAAATGGAAAGGAGATCAGAGACAACATCCACTCACCCATAGTACCAgacaccacgcacacacgcacacgtacaggcacacgcacgcacgcacgcacgcacgcacgcacgcacgcacgcacgcacgcacgcacacacacacacacacacacacacacacacacacacacaaaccctcagcCATAGTACCAgacaccacgcacacacgcacacgcgcgcacgcacgcacgcacgcacgcacgcacgcacgcacgcacgcacgcacgcacgcacacacacacacacacacacacacacacacacacacacacaaaccctcagcCATAGTaccagacaccacacacacacacacacacacacacacaaacccaaccaAACATCTCCCCTCACCCATAGTAAAagacacaatacacacaaaacaaacacacacacacacacacacacacacaccctcagccATAGTACAagacaccaccaacacacacacacacacacgcacacgcacacgcacacgcacacacacacacacacacacacacacacacacacacgcacgcacacacacacacacacacacacacacacacacacacacacacacacactcacacacacacacacacacacaccctgacatcCGCTCACCTTTAGTCCcagacgccacacacacaccaacacccacacacacacacacacacacacaccaacacccacacacacacacacacacacacaccaacacccacacacacatacacgcacagagacaTCACCTTACCCatggtaccacacacacacacacacacacacacacacacacacacacacacacacacacacacacacacacacacacacacacacacacacacacacacacacacacacacccacacacacatacacgcacagagacaTCACCTTACCCatggtaccacacacacacacacacacacacacacacacacacacacacacacgcacgcacgcacgcacacgcacacacacacacacacacacacacacacacacacacacacacacacacacacacacacacacacacacacacacacacacacaaacaaccacagtgCACACTGAAGcatgcagcagcagctcagATCTCTATGGAGGGAGGCGGTTTCTATGGCGGCAGTGGCATTTACAGCACTCAGAAAACAACCATAAAACAATGGAACCACGCTGGACAGCATCAGCAAACACTGAAACCCTAACTACGGTCGTGACCAAACGTCGGCGCACAGGAAAAACCAAGACTGCAAGAGTTACATTCTTTGTTTGGTTTTAAAAGCACGCATTTGCTCTTGATGCTATGAATATGGAAGTTTAGCGTCTTTGAAGCCTTCACTTAATTTGTCTATTTTGGGTTCACATTACGTATCGTATCACGTTATGACTTTTAGAAACTTTTTGCCTCATTTATTTTTGCAGACATCTTACAACTTACTCCAACTCCACTATTAGAAGTATTATTACATTATCATTAACATGGAGCCTTTGCTTTGCATTGGTTCATGGACTAGACCTAATCTCTATGGAGGGAATCTAATAGGGGggatttttgtgtgttttggtctGGAACCTTTGGAGAAAGTGAGCATACATTCGGCTTATGTGCTGTTGATGCATCATTCAATTATCAGTTCATCTTTGATTTTAGGTTTGATTGACCTTTCTGAAGCAGACTTCATCCGAGTTCATGTTCTCTGTAACTACCGGTCCGTCTGCCCACTTATGTGAGTGATGGATGGAGTgaaacaggaggaagaggagggagtgcgagggaggaagaggacgtgTTAAGCGCCACAGAGGGTCCATTCAGGGTGGTTTGAAGGTCCACCAGAGAGCCCACACCGGAGTTAATCCTCCATTAATTAAACCAGAGCTGTTAAGGACCTAGCGCTCACACAACAGGTAGCTGACATCGCCGCCTAACACCTGCCCTGGGAGCGACTTATATTCCAAATGAAATCAAATCTTCTAAAGCTGTATCGATCTGACGGCCAGAAGGGCTTCCTCCAGGACATCCAATCGCGATCCTCCCCTGACGCCGGGATCATTGTCATTCACAAACACGAGCGCGCCGACCGCCCCGGACACACCGCCGCAAATGAAATATGTTTTTTATGGTCGGACAGGGCCCGCGCGGGCGTGGCGGGGCGAGGCTGTCAGCGCTgcgcaccgcacacacacgtcctggAGCGGCCCATGAATATGGATGCCAGCGCGCCGCCTCATCACCTATGCAAGAATCCTGCATGCATAATGCAGCGCGTCCACGCCTCGCGTCCACGCCTCGCCGTGCCCACGTGCATGAGTGTGCataagcacgcacgcacacacacacacacacacactaacacacagacgcacggtTGCACTCATATGcacggctgcacacacacacacacacacacacacacacccacacacgcaggtTTACAAATAAACAGCGAGGGCGGAACAGGAGATTCACTAGAAAACATTGTGACGAGCAGGTAAACAAACGGCAGGAGCGAGGCGTGGGCTGCACCCtcaccccctcgccccctcacccctgcctcctctcccctcactccaGTGCTCACTGGCCCTTCTGATCACCACCTGGGCTACCCCCGCCATTGTAAACGTATCATGCGCGTCTGCTGCCCTACACAACATCTAATACACAACCCCTCCACGCACGAACCCAACGCGTCAACACAACGCATTACGTAAtgcaacacaacaaaacatgtCACCACAACATTCactacactgacacacaacagACTGACCGATCTCATCAACACGACACACAGTACAGTaccacacaacacactaacacaacacaacgtacAATACACTAccgcacaacacacaaacacaacacgtcATCACAACATCTAGCACACAGACCCAATACATCAACAAAACATGcaatacactatcacacaacaagtcaaaacaacacacaacagactaCCAaacaacacactaacacaacataCAATAGACTAACAGTATCCGTAAACATAAAACGAAGTACactaccacacgcacacactaagcGACAAAATAGTaaacacatccgcacacacacaaacaacacaccaaTACCTAAAAATGCAGATAAAAACAACATCGAGAAGAGACcacctctgctcctccacctcctcctcctccacctcctcctccaccacctccacctcccctcctccacctcctcttcacctctaccacaacctccacctcctcctcctccctatgtCCTCCCATCGgccccctcctctcatctcagTTCACTGACGACTTCATCGCCTGGCCTTATGATGTCACTTCCTCTGTTTTTTTGGGTGCAGAACCCTGACTGTGAGGGCCAATCAGGATCAGGATCTGCTctgggggtgtgcgtgtgtgggggtgagagagaggaggtgaagggaggagagaacagaggagagagaggaggtgaagggagagaacagaggagagagaggaggtgaagggaggaGGGAACAGGATGGAGAttgaggaaggaggaggtgtgaAGTGTGAACTCCTggattggtgggggggggggaggtaagtAGTTGGTTGGCGTGCAgacaagtgtgtctgtgtgtgtgtgtgtgtgtgtgtgcgtgtgtgtatgtgcgtgtgtgtgtgtgtgtgtatgtgtgtgtgtgtgtgtgtgtgtgtgtgtgcaggacggATGgactattgggggggggggggttatatctAATTAAGACAAGGGTGTGCCCCAACacctcattctttttttttacgttaggcccacaccctaaccccccccccccccccccctcccatgctGTGTCAGGGAAACAGTGTGCTAGTTCAGCAGTCCCCTgggacccgccccccccccccccccccccccccccccccccccccccctccacacacacacacacacacatcaaagccTCCTGTTCCTCTTAATGTGAATATCAACTCAGAGCTCCACCAGTCCCCTCAGCAGTCTGCATAACacgcccctcccccagcccttaATTCTGCCTAgtgatgagggagggagagggagggagggagggagggagggagggagggagagtgtgagagagggaggggagtaaCTGCTAGGGGAAacgggaggaggtgaagagagagagagagagagaggcagagataggTGAGAAAAAGAGGCAAAGGAGGGaaacaaatagaaaataatcCTTAAAAACGTGATTCTGCGATTAGATTAGAAAATAAGCAAAACGATAAAAGCAGTGATTAATTATGACCCTGTGACGTTTAATTGGTGAAGTgaggaagggatggagagaaggtttcacttttttttttttttgcagcatCCATCGCGCCTCGTGCGCTCGGGCACGAATAGGTCGAAATTCAACGCGTACATTCATGTTTCGTTCTTGGCCACACTTTTGCGGTTACATTTAAATGTGCTGGTTTATCGAGGTGGACGGGGGCACTTTAGGAATGTCCGACAGGTTGTTAAGTCCTCCGTAAAGAAAGCCGAGGAGGCCTTTTCAGGGAGTTTAAGTGGGCCTTTCGGTCAGCCTCGGACGCGGAGGCTCTCTGAAGTCAAACTAAATGACGATCAGAATCACAACAGAGTTAACAGATGACGCATAAAACGTAAATATTTGTGAACAGATTCGATTGGCAAAATACAAGCTGGCAATCATGGATACTCCTGTCGTTGGGTGGAGTCTCAAATTGCAACGCAGATTGAGCAGCCAATAGGCGCGCAGGGATTCAGCAGcgggggtgcgtgtgtttgggggagggggctggggggggaatCACGAGGTGAAGGTTGACGGATTGCCCTACACTGATTACTATTTTGTTTGACCCAAGTGATAAAGTTAGACTGTTATATCAAGGCCTAGTATTTACATTTGTAATTATAAATCAGGTTCGTTAATTCAATGAAATATTTTATCGTTTCAAACGTTGCTCTCTTTCCTTATTCtattatttaaacaaaaaaaataaataggtagaaatacacacaaatagaaTTCATCACCTACACGGGTGGTCTATAGAAAGAAATGCGTTGTTAGcccaaaatatatttatataaccaATACTTTAGAGGCTACGTGCAGGCCTGCTTAATCAGTGACATAGGGCCAAATATAAGACAACGATTCTAACCTTTTTTTATTACAACTTTCACATCAAATGCAATCTAAAGAAAATGAGAGCCAAGCAGCCCGAATGTGAGGTGGGTTCTCGTCCTGTTAATAATCGAAAATAGGATATATATTCCATTATATATTCCCAAGCATATATGATCTGAAGAGTTATGGTCGGAGAGAAAATACAAATGTTCGTAAATGAGAACGGTGTGGGCCTATCGGGCTGGTGTGTTTTAAACCAACTGTCACCCGACTGTCAGGGGAGTCAAGTCGGATTCAGATTATTAATGCGGAGAGCCCAAAAGGGGCTGCCCCCATTACGTCCCCCAACACACCAATACATGCGttcacgcgcgtgtgtgtgtgtgtgtgtgtgtgtgtgtgtgtgtgtgtgtgtgtgtgtgtgtgtgtgtgtgtgtgtgtgtgtgtgtgtgtgtgtgtgtgtgtgtgtgtgtgtgtgtgtgtgtgtgtgtgtgtgtgtgtgtgtgtgcgcgtgcccgCGCGGGGCTCCAGGTGCGCTGTTAGGGGGAACAAGCCCGGGCTGGTCCACCGCAGCACCTGGACACCAcatacatttattcaaaagagcTGATTTAAATATGTCCCCCCGCAAATAACATGTTCCCCACTTTCAATTGCACAGGCCCTAAATCTATATAAACACAGGCCTACTGCTGGTTAAATAACGCTGCGCAGGGATGTGATCATCAGCCTTTAAATGAACAGAATGCGGTATAAAGAATCGTCAGTAAACACTGAGGAGAAACACCGCCGAGCGCGAGGCCTTGGCTGCACAATTCATTAACTCACCATTAAAAATATCAAAACGAGAACAACACTGCAAACACACGAATGACCAGCAAATCGTCTGAATTAACTAAAAATCAGGACGATATTTTCCTGGGGCTCGTCTGTAGATTAAAGACCACATTCAGATCAGCAGTCCCCATGTTGGGTGTTTGTGGCAGCGACATTAACATCATTTAAAACATGTTCAGACATGTTTCCAATGGGCAGAGTGCTTTAATGGAGAGATGTGTGGTGAGTTGGAGTTGTTTTTCATATTGTGAGGATTATTATAATGCACTGGAATAGCAGGGGATCAACTAACAGGGTCAGGGATTTATGTGACCAAAGAAATATGAAAAGAAAAATCGTCAGGAAGACTGAAATATAATTATGTTGCCTTCCAGAAAGACATAAATGTGCAAATcagaaaacaataaaacatatgTATTTACATATTAGCCTATTGCGATAGAAACGTTTGAATTCAACGCAATGGTGATTTATAAAGCCAAACATTGGTTGGCACAAGAAAATGAGCCAACCCCTGCAAAACCCATTTCTAATAATTATTCAGTCTGAACAGCATTTGTGGTGGAGCTGAATTAGCCACATTTAGAGGGAAGATGGCCTCTTAACGGAGAGCACCCAGCGAACAGCTGCAGACCCCCGGAGACACAAGGAAGCCTTTCACAAATCACTAAACACTCCCAAATATGTCCAATGTGCCCAGCAACTTTGAGAGAGAACTGTCAAGTTGAGAAGTAAAGTAATCGATTTGTCATTTTCCCCGGCCTCTCGTTCGCTCAgcttctctccatccctctctctctgtatttgcACCCCATTCTCCCTATTCAGCCATTTTACATATTCATAACTGTAGATGGTAATGCGAAAACAAACCCTGCTATCCCCACCATCCCTGACTCCGCGCGTCCATTTCACCCAAAACGTCGAGCAAAAAGCCCCCCACCTGGCATGCGGAACATCTGTACTTGTGGGAACGCGGTGCGTCTTTACGTTTAGTTTCATTAAACAATCTATTCTTCTTAAGTTCTCATTATGGCTCACAGTGACACATTACAGCCCAGCAATCCACGTTCTGCATTCCTCCCCATCCCCATCGCACACAAACCACCGCTTTGAGTCCAATCACGCACAATATTACTACTTTAAACCAAACTGTGCAGAAGTGAGACATTATGGGTTTTACAAACATGCAGAAGGATCGAATCTCGTGGTTTTTCTTACCTTCATGGAGAGAGTACAACAGGAGTAAAGTTACAAGCCACATGCCATAAATAGCAGGTCTATTCTTCAGGAATATTTGGCAATCCTGGCGAGTGAGAGACGCAGTTTTGGGCCAGGCAGTGCTCCGCGCTGGACTGGCGACTGTGTTCCCGGGAGGTGTCTCCAGCCCTGACGCCCCGCTAGCCATGGCGGGGAAATGAGGAGCGCCGCGGCCCCGCCCATACTCCCATCTCGCGGAGAGATTACCATACATACCAATTCATCTTTAACGCAACACAACCCCACGCGCCGCGCCGCCGCCAGCCCGGGACGCCGCTCGCTCACCGGGAAATACTAATATggtgtatttttatgtttttaaaatcCGTTTTTTAGGGAAAGTGGATTAACCCCCCAAAGAGAGCCACGGACACCTTTGGAGCGCGCGCCCACCTGTGCGCAACACAAACGAAGCCTTCTTTTGCGCAACGGACCCACGAGCCAAACCAGGAGCCGAACGGGATTCTACCCAACAACCTTTTCTCGAAGCATTCCAGCTGGACTGAGCTGTTATACCGCCACAATCGTCTTTACATAAGACGTCCGTAGAGGCTGGAGAAAACCAAGCACATGCAAGACAGGAGACGAGAAGACGGGAATAAAAGAGACATGGTTTAAATAAAACTGCAATCTTTTTATAAGGCTTTGGTGAGTCTTCACTACAGGGAACTTTTAAGACGGTCTGTcttgtgtgttcacacacacacacacacacacacacacacacacacacacacacacacacacacacacacacacacacacacacacacacacacacacacacacacacacacacacacacacacacacacacacagtctctgcccctctctcactatctctaccattatctctctctctctctctctctctctctctctctctctctctctctctctctctctctctctctctctctctctctctctctctctctctctctctctctctctctctctctctctctctctctctctcactcttttacACTGCACCACCTATTGGTAAATGGAGGAGTGTGAtttggtaaaataataaaattgcTTCATCATGTGTATTCTCTTTTAATGCCGCTTTTATGCAAAAGAGACCCAGAAGCAGCTGCGTGCATGGAGCCGTAACTATggcataaatacaaaatatacaaattaGGATACATTTTGTGCAATTTATTTTAAGTAGCCTACATGCTAGTCTATGTTTAAATTACTCATAATTAACCAAAGGAATAGCTATtgaaatgaacacacaaaaCCTCACTCCCTCGCTCCACAATTAAAGGTGATTAAATGCTACCCCTTCTTTGTATTAATGTGACCGCGGATAATGATAGCTGCACGATTCACTTCAATATTTGCATACGAAGGTTTAGGCCAATAAAAGAAGACACGGTGGCCCTTTTTAATGGGGCTACACGGGGAACATTGCATTTTGATATTGATCAAATGGAAATAGGCCCAAGATTTTTTAAATTATAGATGGCTTGTTTGAATCAGTTTTAGCGCGATCAGTGTGAGAAGAATCACGATTCAAACCTGCATGAGCAATAGGCCTGGTTTAAGTTTCGATTACAAAACGGCTCGACTTGAACCTCAAACGGCGCAATGCTCAGTTTCTCTGTGTGCTCGGCcaatttaaacatttaaatgtgATATCCTAGCAGCGCTTGTGTTGTCTGGTGAGCAGGGTTAATTCCCGGCGGGTCTCCAGCGACTCGCAGCAGGCCCACCTCCACATCCTTGACGGGCCTcggagaggaggacggggaccgcgtctctgctgccccctgctgtcGGGAACCACGACGTCAGGCCCAGGGCTCTCACTTAAACACGCCATTACAGGTCGAACAAGAAAACACCACGTATCAACGAACTGAAAGGACCAAACCTCGGAGATAACGACCACCTCCGTCAGCCGCCGACATCTTATCACTGAGAAGCTTACTTCTCTCGGCTGGTGGCGGTTGATCGTGTGGACGTGTTCAGTCTCCTCGGACCGCTGGAAACAGAGTTTAACCAGAGTGGGACACAAAACTTTGATAGCGCTCCAAAACAACCAATCATTTTAACACGTTCGTCATTAAATAACTTAAGTTCTCATGTTCACCTTTTAGACATTTAAGTTAACACTCGAGCTAACGTTAGCTCTTCATAGCAGCACTCATCAATACCAGTAGGACTACATAACGGCCAGGCAACGGTCCTGAACGGTTGATTCTTCCTTCCCACCAAAGTGGGGTTGCCTGGCTGCGCGAGGCTCTGACCCAAGGGACTGACACCTCGCGAGAACCGGTCGTATTCGACAGGAAAAATGGCCGacatggcaaatattcaatcggGTAAATTGAATTTATTTCCGTTATGTTAAATGATATCTACggaaatatattta
The Gadus morhua chromosome 7, gadMor3.0, whole genome shotgun sequence DNA segment above includes these coding regions:
- the LOC115547153 gene encoding Down syndrome cell adhesion molecule-like protein 1 homolog, translated to MYGNLSARWEYGRGRGAPHFPAMASGASGLETPPGNTVASPARSTAWPKTASLTRQDCQIFLKNRPAIYGMWLVTLLLLYSLHEVHSEDVGTSRLYFVNASLQRVTYSSSVGVSLPCPAAGTPSAALRWYLATGDDIYDVPHIRHVHANGTLQLYPFSPSAYNSYIHDNDYFCTAENQAGKIRSPNIRIKAVFREPYTVRVADQRSMRGNVAVFKCLIPPAVQEYVSVVSWERDTVSITTGLTLCGSL